A window of the Bacteriovorax sp. PP10 genome harbors these coding sequences:
- a CDS encoding ABC-F family ATP-binding cassette domain-containing protein, giving the protein MISFNNVSKHYGGQILYENASFILRPGDKVGLVGPNGAGKTTVFRVLMKEEGFDGGSITVPEKIRVAYFSQNIGEMKGRTVIEEVMSGSAKASELAQKMRVIETKLENDLDPDEMEKVLIELGDYQTEFEKLGGYDLDVRAKEIITGLGVMPYDHDRDVGLFSGGWRMRIALAKVLIQQPDVMLMDEPTNYLDLESIVWLEQWLKDYKGAVLMTSHDRDFMNGIVNRIIEVANKQITTYTGDYDYYEKEKEIRKVQQVAQYESQQAMLQKEEEFIAKFAARASHAAQVQSRVKKIDKIERVELPPEDIVMDFSFPTPPRGSNDVVMMKELAKNWTRDDGTLHKIFSGLTATVNRQDKIAVVGVNGAGKSTLLKVICNLTEASGGECSVGPSIQVGYFSQFSLDLLNPENTVLDEISNRLPHASNGYIRNLLAAFLFRGDDVEKKIKVLSGGEKSRVVLATLMSSNNNLLILDEPTNHLDLKSRDVLLNALKTFDGTVMYVSHDRHFLHGLSNRVFEVDKGGIRVFDTNFQYYVDKKKEEG; this is encoded by the coding sequence ATGATCAGTTTCAATAACGTTTCAAAACACTATGGCGGACAAATTCTTTATGAGAACGCTTCATTCATTTTACGCCCAGGAGATAAAGTTGGTTTAGTTGGCCCTAACGGTGCTGGTAAAACGACTGTCTTTCGCGTTTTGATGAAAGAGGAAGGTTTTGATGGCGGATCGATCACTGTTCCGGAAAAAATTCGTGTTGCTTATTTCTCTCAGAATATTGGAGAGATGAAAGGACGCACAGTTATTGAAGAAGTTATGAGCGGAAGTGCAAAAGCTTCTGAGCTTGCTCAAAAGATGAGAGTGATTGAAACAAAACTTGAAAACGATCTTGATCCAGATGAAATGGAAAAAGTATTAATCGAGTTAGGAGATTATCAAACTGAGTTCGAAAAACTTGGTGGATACGATCTCGATGTAAGAGCAAAAGAAATTATTACGGGTCTAGGAGTTATGCCTTACGACCACGATAGAGATGTTGGATTATTCTCTGGTGGATGGAGAATGAGAATTGCGCTTGCAAAAGTTCTGATTCAACAACCAGACGTTATGTTAATGGATGAACCTACCAACTACCTCGACTTAGAAAGTATCGTGTGGCTTGAGCAGTGGTTAAAAGATTATAAGGGCGCTGTCCTTATGACTTCCCATGACCGTGACTTCATGAACGGAATTGTAAATCGTATTATCGAAGTAGCAAACAAGCAGATCACAACTTATACAGGTGACTACGACTACTACGAAAAAGAAAAAGAGATCAGAAAAGTTCAGCAAGTTGCTCAATATGAGTCTCAACAAGCAATGCTACAAAAAGAAGAAGAGTTTATCGCGAAGTTCGCAGCACGTGCCAGCCACGCTGCTCAGGTACAATCCCGCGTAAAGAAAATTGATAAAATTGAAAGAGTGGAACTTCCACCTGAAGATATCGTTATGGACTTCTCGTTTCCAACTCCACCTCGTGGAAGTAACGATGTTGTTATGATGAAAGAACTTGCTAAGAACTGGACTCGTGATGATGGAACTCTTCACAAGATCTTCTCTGGATTAACTGCGACGGTAAATCGTCAGGACAAAATTGCAGTTGTCGGAGTCAACGGTGCCGGTAAGTCGACGCTTCTGAAAGTTATTTGTAATTTAACTGAGGCCAGTGGTGGAGAGTGTTCAGTTGGTCCATCAATTCAAGTTGGATACTTCTCACAATTCTCACTTGATTTACTAAACCCAGAAAATACAGTGCTTGATGAAATCTCAAACAGACTTCCTCATGCTTCAAACGGATATATCAGAAACCTTTTAGCGGCGTTTTTATTCCGCGGTGATGATGTTGAAAAGAAAATTAAAGTTCTCTCAGGTGGAGAAAAATCGAGAGTTGTTCTGGCGACATTAATGTCTTCTAACAACAATCTTTTAATTCTCGATGAACCTACCAACCATTTGGATCTAAAATCTCGTGACGTATTATTAAATGCCTTAAAGACATTTGATGGAACAGTTATGTACGTATCCCATGATAGACACTTTTTACATGGACTATCGAATCGCGTATTCGAAGTTGATAAAGGTGGAATCAGAGTCTTCGATACAAACTTCCAATACTATGTTGATAAGAAAAAAGAAGAAGGATAA
- a CDS encoding 2-hydroxychromene-2-carboxylate isomerase — protein sequence MKKIEFYFDFLSPYSYLAWTWVRSQPYEFEYYPVSMATIIASYDTKGPAQIEPKRNYLFKDLLRATKMNNIPFTTPKNLPFNSLYALRLALIGTAGDKQKEIIDVIYRAGWEHGLDIGSDDVLKEILKEKNLYSDELIEKMESKNARIELKSNVERALQRELFGVPSFVVDGEMFWGYDSTKYLEMYLNGMDPLDREMYQQFIAKFTPR from the coding sequence ATGAAGAAAATTGAATTTTACTTTGATTTTCTCTCTCCGTACTCATACCTGGCATGGACATGGGTAAGATCTCAACCTTACGAGTTTGAGTATTACCCGGTCAGTATGGCCACGATCATTGCTTCTTATGATACTAAAGGTCCGGCGCAAATCGAGCCGAAGAGGAACTACCTTTTTAAAGACCTGCTTCGTGCAACGAAGATGAATAATATTCCTTTTACCACTCCCAAAAATTTACCATTTAATTCGCTGTATGCACTTAGACTGGCCCTGATCGGCACGGCAGGTGACAAGCAAAAAGAAATCATTGATGTCATCTACAGAGCAGGATGGGAGCACGGATTAGATATTGGAAGTGATGATGTTTTAAAAGAGATCTTAAAAGAAAAGAATCTCTACAGTGATGAATTAATCGAAAAAATGGAAAGTAAGAATGCCCGCATTGAGCTTAAGAGCAATGTTGAGCGCGCTCTTCAAAGAGAACTCTTCGGTGTTCCTAGTTTTGTCGTCGACGGTGAAATGTTCTGGGGTTATGATTCGACAAAGTATTTAGAAATGTATTTAAATGGAATGGATCCGTTAGATAGAGAAATGTACCAACAATTTATCGCTAAATTTACACCGAGGTAA